In Bradyrhizobium sp. 200, the sequence GCGCTGATCGACCTCTCGCTGACCGGCAATCTGATCCTGATCGTGGTGTTTTCGGGCTACGAGAATTTCGTCTCCAAGATCGATCCGGGCAGCCATCCGGACTGGCCGGAATGGATGACCAAGGTCAATTTCGGCGGGCTCAAGCAAAAGCTGATGGCCTCGATCGTCGCGATCTCGGCGATCCAGGTGCTGAAGGCCTTCATGAACATCGACACCAATTTCGATCCGACCAAGCTTGCCTGGCTGGTCGGCGTGCATCTGGCGTTCGTGGTTTCGGCCTTCATGCTGGCGATATCCGACCGCTGGGGCGGTGCCGGCCACAGCGGGGAATAGGATTGGCGAATGGCGAGTAGCGAATGGGATTTTTCCATTCGCTACTCGCCATTCGCTATTCGCGCACGAACTCCCGCACGCTGTGAAACTCCTTCGCTTCCTGGTCGAGCACGAACAGCGAGCCCTCGGCGACGCCGAA encodes:
- a CDS encoding TIGR00645 family protein, giving the protein MTEQPAPYRPNPQLKRAERGFERLLFSSRWLMAPFYFGLVVSLAVLLFKFCAVLWEFIVHAPGSKESDIILGALALIDLSLTGNLILIVVFSGYENFVSKIDPGSHPDWPEWMTKVNFGGLKQKLMASIVAISAIQVLKAFMNIDTNFDPTKLAWLVGVHLAFVVSAFMLAISDRWGGAGHSGE